In one Heteronotia binoei isolate CCM8104 ecotype False Entrance Well chromosome 1, APGP_CSIRO_Hbin_v1, whole genome shotgun sequence genomic region, the following are encoded:
- the RBM4B gene encoding RNA-binding protein 4B isoform X1 produces the protein MVKLFIGNLPREATEQEIRSLFEQYGRVLECDIIKNYGFVHIEDKTAAEDAIRNLHHYKLHGVCINVEASKNKSKASTKLHVGNISTACTNLELRAKFEEYGPVLECDIVKDYAFVHMERAEDAVEAIRGLDNTEFQGKRMRVQLSTSRLRTAPGMGDKSGCYRCGKEGHWSKECPVDRTGQVPELTETYSEQYGAVRTPYPTGYGEAMYYDDPYGMVDYYKRYRARSAAYGASAYDTYAEHTMVQYSQYAQYSQAQATAAAAMANRLSTTLDPYDRALLPASGTAAAVAAAAAAASSSFYARDRSPLRRSAATASTVGDVYGYERVQLSPVPRSSLYDVQRFGRDAYAERLRYTAF, from the exons ATGGTGAAACTCTTTATAGGCAACCTTCCTCGGGAGGCCACAGAGCAAGAGATTCGTTCTCTTTTTGAACAGTATGGACGGGTCCTGGAATGTGATATTATCAAGAACTACGGCTTTGTGCATATTGAGGACAAGACTGCAGCTGAGGACGCCATCCGCAACCTGCACCACTACAAGTTACATGGTGTCTGCATCAATGTGGAGGCCAGTAAGAACAAGAGCAAAGCCTCCACGAAGCTTCATGTAGGCAACATCAGTACTGCTtgcaccaacctggagctgcggGCCAAGTTTGAGGAGTATGGCCCTGTGCTTGAGTGCGACATTGTCAAGGATTATGCCTTTGTGCACATGGAGCGAGCAGAGGATGCTGTTGAGGCCATCAGGGGTCTTGACAACACAGAGTTTCAAG GCAAACGAATGCGCGTGCAGTTGTCCACCAGCCGGCTCAGGACTGCGCCCGGGATGGGAGACAAGAGTGGCTGCTACCGGTGTGGGAAGGAGGGTCACTGGTCTAAAGAGTGCCCGGTAGATCGTACGGGGCAAGTGCCTGAGCTGACCGAAACTTATAGCGAGCAATACGGAGCAGTGCGCACCCCCTACCCCACGGGCTATGGGGAGGCCATGTATTACGATGACCCTTATGGAATGGTGGACTACTATAAACGGTATCGCGCGAGGTCCGCCGCGTACGGGGCTTCTGCATACGACACATATGCGGAGCACACCATGGTCCAGTATTCCCAGTACGCCCAGTACTCACAAGCACAAGCCACAGCGGCCGCAGCCATGGCCAATCGCCTTTCTACCACCTTAGACCCTTACGACAGGGCCTTGCTGCCTGCCTCGGGAACTGCAGCAGCGGTAGCTGCCGCTGCTGCAGCTGCGTCTTCCTCCTTTTATGCCCGGGATAGAAGTCCCCTGCGTCGCTCGGCAGCTACGGCTTCCACCGTTGGAGACGTGTATGGATACGAGCGTGTTCAGCTGTCTCCCGTCCCGCGATCCTCTCTCTACGATGTCCAGCGGTTCGGGCGGGATGCGTACGCGGAAAGGTTGCGGTACACTGCGTTTTGA